One Leptospira sp. WS60.C2 genomic region harbors:
- a CDS encoding STAS-like domain-containing protein — translation MTIKLFDHIGRSGLDSMRAVKLVNEIIVPQSIQSDEKITLDFSGVTNLNSSFINALFLDIFLKFGSKNIVDKLRITNCRSNIVDIVEAGLEYADERSKELIAI, via the coding sequence ATGACGATTAAACTATTTGATCATATTGGTCGGTCTGGATTAGATTCGATGCGTGCAGTGAAATTAGTAAATGAAATTATCGTACCTCAATCGATTCAATCAGATGAAAAAATAACCTTAGATTTTTCAGGTGTAACAAATCTTAACAGTTCATTCATCAACGCACTATTCTTGGATATCTTTTTAAAGTTTGGATCGAAGAACATCGTAGATAAACTACGCATAACAAATTGCAGGTCAAATATTGTTGATATAGTTGAAGCTGGACTTGAATATGCGGATGAACGTTCAAAAGAGTTGATTGCTATTTAG
- a CDS encoding ATP-binding protein, whose amino-acid sequence MVIKLPSHGYDDLFEFLSYLKKPNQEPVVIDFEKVKQYSPVALVTLISKVKAYLSEEIPVFFMNHEHFEAVDYFQRMNFFSICNISMPEKFQRHDSYGIFTEIQEFGINKGSVDVISDGIARCCVPEEEKSKIDHQTENSEIYDLLVYALSELVNNVVQHSESRGFISAQFYRKTELVRIGIADYGIGILDSFKNNNSPHYRDNWSDADAIQKALEPKVSSKNHIKSLYQTPVNAGVGLSILKKLSEKLSGKFCLVSGNAIIENAQLKVLSADCYFKGVAVNIAFKKSGLPDFQEALMETKKELGLISRSGKFKGVIDNDD is encoded by the coding sequence ATGGTAATTAAACTCCCTTCACATGGGTATGATGATCTTTTCGAATTTCTAAGCTACCTCAAGAAACCAAATCAAGAGCCAGTGGTTATAGATTTTGAGAAAGTTAAACAATATTCTCCAGTTGCTCTGGTTACTCTTATTAGTAAGGTAAAAGCTTATTTGTCGGAAGAGATTCCTGTTTTCTTCATGAATCATGAGCATTTCGAAGCAGTAGATTATTTTCAAAGAATGAACTTTTTCAGCATTTGTAATATTTCGATGCCAGAAAAATTTCAAAGACATGACTCTTATGGAATATTTACTGAGATTCAAGAATTTGGAATTAATAAAGGATCTGTTGATGTAATTTCAGATGGTATCGCGCGCTGTTGTGTTCCGGAGGAAGAAAAAAGTAAAATTGATCATCAAACAGAGAATTCAGAAATTTATGACTTACTTGTTTATGCCTTATCCGAACTCGTAAACAATGTGGTTCAGCATTCTGAAAGTAGGGGATTTATTTCTGCTCAATTTTATAGGAAAACTGAATTGGTTAGAATTGGAATTGCTGATTATGGAATAGGGATTTTAGATAGTTTCAAAAATAATAACTCTCCGCACTACAGAGATAATTGGTCGGATGCAGATGCGATTCAGAAAGCTCTGGAGCCAAAAGTTTCATCTAAAAATCATATTAAGTCTCTTTACCAAACCCCAGTCAATGCGGGTGTTGGTTTATCAATTTTAAAAAAATTATCTGAAAAATTATCGGGAAAGTTTTGTCTTGTCTCAGGTAATGCTATAATAGAAAATGCTCAGTTAAAGGTGCTATCTGCCGATTGTTACTTCAAAGGCGTAGCAGTAAACATTGCTTTTAAAAAATCCGGTCTACCTGATTTTCAAGAAGCATTGATGGAAACGAAGAAAGAATTAGGTCTAATTAGTAGAAGTGGAAAATTTAAGGGGGTAATTGACAATGACGATTAA